Proteins encoded by one window of Lacerta agilis isolate rLacAgi1 chromosome 11, rLacAgi1.pri, whole genome shotgun sequence:
- the GCNT4 gene encoding beta-1,3-galactosyl-O-glycosyl-glycoprotein beta-1,6-N-acetylglucosaminyltransferase 4 yields the protein MKRHKCSSNYPTRRHLLILFLTAWLLLLLKLLRVELLPHKNIYFVEPFLSTSSFVKNKYTFSQKDTQYEINCSSIYNQDPVEIGKTLEIRRQSIVDLDDEDVVTMTSNCQLYRAIRGYHLKPVSLEEEKFPLAYSLVVHKDAIMVERLIHTIYSSQNVYCIHYDKKSSSTFKNALDNLAKCFPNIFIASKLEVVEYAHISRLQADLNCLSDLLKSSIPWKYVINLCGQDFPLRSNYELVSEFKKLNEGNMLETTKPSSSKKERFTYHYELQKMPYDMNMPVKTNISKDLPPHNIEVFVGSAYFVLCRAFVQHVLESSIAQDFFEWSKDTYSPDEHFWATLVRVPGAPGGISRTAQDISDLQSKTRLVKWNYLEDHLYPPCTGAHLRSVCIYAAGELRWLINYGHWFANKFDSKVDPVLIKCLAEMLADQQKEWVDLSSEKLFMHRTFTNVS from the coding sequence ATGAAGAGACATAAATGCTCCTCTAATTATCCAACAAGACGGCATCTCTTGATCTTGTTTTTAACAGCGTGGCTGCTCTTGCTGCTGAAACTTCTCAGAGTTGAGCTGCTCCctcacaaaaatatttattttgtagaACCATTTTTAAGCACCTCATCATTTGTGaaaaacaaatatacattttCCCAAAAAGACACCCAGTATGAGATTAACTGTTCCTCCATATATAATCAGGATCCTGTGGAGATTGGGAAAACTTTAGAGATAAGGAGACAATCCATTGTCGATTTAGATGATGAAGATGTTGTAACAATGACTAGTAACTGTCAGCTGTACCGTGCAATTAGAGGATATCATCTAAAGCCCGTCTCTCTGGAAGAGGAAAAATTCCCATTAGCTTATTCTCTGGTTGTTCATAAAGATGCAATAATGGTTGAGAGGCTCATCCATACAATATACAGCAGTCAAAATGTTTACTGTATCCATTATGACAAAAAGTCCTCTAGCacttttaagaatgctttggatAATCTGGCCAAATGTTTCCCCAATATTTTCATTGCGTCCAAATTGGAGGTGGTGGAATATGCCCATATTTCAAGGCTCCAGGCAGATTTGAATTGCTTATCTGATTTGCTTAAGTCCTCCATCCCATGGAAGTATGTAATCAATTTATGTGGCCAAGATTTTCCTCTGAGATCAAACTATGAGCTGGTGTCTGAATTTAAGAAGTTAAATGAAGGAAACATGCTGGAGACAACCAAACCGAGTAGCAGTAAAAAGGAACGATTTACCTATCACTACGAACTTCAGAAAATGCCTTATGACATGAACATGCCTGTGAAAACCAATATCTCTAAGGACCTGCCACCCCACAATATTGAAGTTTTTGTAGGCAGTGCCTATTTTGTGTTATGTCGAGCTTTTGTACAGCATGTCCTAGAAAGTTCCATTGCTCAAGATTTTTTTGAATGGTCAAAGGACACTTATTCGCCCGATGAACATTTCTGGGCAACCCTTGTTCGTGTTCCTGGAGCACCTGGAGGGATTTCACGGACAGCCCAGGATATCTCAGATCTTCAGAGCAAAACTCGTTTAGTAAAATGGAATTACCTTGAAGACCACCTCTATCCTCCCTGTACTGGTGCACATCTCCGTAGTGTGTGCATCTACGCCGCTGGAGAATTGAGGTGGCTTATAAACTATGGGCACTGGTTTGCTAACAAATTCGACTCAAAAGTGGACCCGGTTTTAATAAAATGTTTGGCAGAAATGCTTGCAGACCAGCAGAAGGAATGGGTTGACTTGTCTTCTGAAAAACTTTTTATGCACAGGACATTTACAAATGTCTCATAA